GCGAACTTCCGTTGATCAGCGTCGGTCAAACTCCGCTGCACAACCTTTTCCGCAACCATGAGCGCCAATTCCGTGGTCTGGGTACGGATGTCCTGAAGGGCCTTACGCCGTTCTTGTTCGATTTCTCTCGTGGCATCGCCTTTGATCCGCTCAGCGTCAGTGGTCAACCGTTGCTCGTTTTCATCAAGCAGCCGCTGTGCTCGTTCTTTTGCCGCTGCGAGGATGGCCTCCGCTTCCTTACCGGCTGCACTGAGCTTCGCCTCATAGTCCTTCAGTCGGCTTTCGGCCTCTGTTCGGTGACGGTCAGCCTGATCGAGACTGTCCTTAATTTTCTTTTCTCGTTCTTCAAGGACGCTGAGGATCCCTGGGAATGCATACTTATACAGGATGAATAATAAAATGCCGAAGGATACAACTTCCCAGAAAATCAGGGACGAGAAAAAGTGCGATTCAAACTGTGGCATACACGCGTTCGTAAAACGTTACACGTGAAACGTCAGACGAGAATGACCTCTCGATAAACGGTTAACGAGTAACGGTTAACGCTCCCTAGTTATTTACGGAATCCCATGATGATAAAGGCAATGACCAGGCCGTAGAGCGCAATGGCTTCCACCAATGCGAAACCGATCCACATATACTTCGTGACGCGCGCTTCCGCCTCAGGCTGACGTGCCACGACCTCGATCATCTTTCCAAAGATGAACCCGATACCGACACCCGCTCCGGCAAACCCTGCCGCGGCACATCCCATACCGATTAACCCTGCTGCTGCTGAATCCATTATGTCTTACTCCTCTCTTGTCTAAACTGGCATGCGCTAATGCGCGTGCTCATCGTGGCCATGTAAATGAAATGCGTCACCCAGGTAGACGCAGGTCAGGATACTGAAAATGTAGGCTTGAATAAATGCGATACCGAATTCCAATCCATAGATGGCAACCGTAAACGCAAAGGGTAACCATCCGATCAGCACCCCGCCGCCGATCGTGAGGCTGAACAACACCGCGAGCATCACATGTCCCGCTGTCATATTGGCAAATAACCGAACTGCCAGCGAAACCGGCCGAGCTATCTGGCTAATAATCTCAATCGGAATCATCAAGGGCACTAACCATCCGGGCGTCCCAGGAGGAACTAGGATTCCGAGGAACTTCGCACCGTGTAACATGAACCCTATGACCAGGCTCAACCCATAGACCACGAAAGAGAAAACGGCTGTGACAATAATTTGGCTCGTCACTGTGTAGCTACCAGGAATCAACCCGATCAGATTACTGAAGAGGATAAACACGAAGAGGGTGGCGACCAGAGGGAAAAACCGCATTCCCTCCTTCCCCATCGTGTCCAAGATCATACTGCGAATGAAATCCACCATCATCTCCGCCAAACTCTGCAATTTTCCTGGGACCAGCTTCCTGGCAGACCCTGCCATGACCATGAGCACCGCCGCAACCAGCACGACGATCCACATAAAGACAACGGCCTTATTGATGGAAATATCGAATCCACCGAGCGAAATCGGAACCCAATTCTGAAGCTCAAATTGATGAAGGGGGCTTTCTTCCACGATATTCTCGTCAGTCCTTTAGGTTGTAGTTATGGAATCTTTACTCTGGACGCTCGGTCTTCGGCCACCGTTGGACCGACCGATACGCATTCCTCATCCCTGCGACGATCCCCATCAGAAGCCCGATGATCATACCCCATGGGGTCGAGTCCAACACATACGTATCACAAACCCACCCTAGTGCTCCCCCCACAATCAAGGCCGCAAGCAGATCAGTTGCGATCCTAATCGCTTGGCCGAGCCCCGCATATAAGGGATCTTGTGGAGGGGCCATTCTGAAACCCATGGGAGGCGGAGCACGCAGTCACAACTCTGCCGTTGATGGGCGTGCAATTTAAGCAAAGGTCTGCTTGTAATGTCAAGCCGTTAGCCATCTATCTCCCTAGAAATCTCTGCGGTATAGTGAGCCGACGTTATTTTGCAGTACTGATCGAGGCACCCCCAACCCATGCGACAAGCTACATCATCAAAGTTTTTGCATGGGCCCCCTGCACCGCTTATCGTCACTTGTCCCTGCCCACCGACGACCCCCTTGGCACTGTATGCACACATCGCTTCGACCAGGCAACCGTCTTTTCTATTGGAAAGTGGCGGTGGACGATCGATGGGGCGATATTCGTACCTTTCTTCAGACCCCTATTATCGGCTGTCCGGAATGGGCAGTCACCTGGTCGAACAACCGGCAGGAAGGTACGGAACCTCACAATTGGTTCCCTTTCAGCGGTTGGCTCAACTATTTGCCGACCAGCACATCGCTCGCCCGCCCGACGCTCCTCCGTTTTTCGGAGGGGCCGTGGGTTACCTCAGCTATGACCTCGTTCGCCAATTCGAGACATTACCGTCACTCGCCTCATCTCATCCCACCGTTCCTGACTTGGAATTCGCATTTTTTGATCTCGTCGCAGCGGTCGACCACGAGCAGAACCGTCTGATACTGATGTTCTGTCCGCCACTGACACGATTTTTAGGAGAGTCGCGAGAACAATTACTCCGCGAAGGAAGGGACCGGCTTGCTGCATTCGAAGCCCTCTTGACGCAGCCAGATACCGGCGATACCCATCCAGACGATCTAGGCCTCCTGACCTTTACACCGGAGCAGGAACAATCCGCCTATATGCAGAGTGTCCGCCGGTGCCAGGATTACATCGCCGCCGGTGACATCTACCAAGCAAATCTCTCACACCGCTTCGCCGTCAATTGCGCGGCACTCCGGCAAGGACAGCTACAAGCCGATCTCTCCGCCTATCGTCGCCTACGGACCCTGAACCCCTCGCCCTTTTCAGGAGTACTCCGGCTCGATACCGTCCGGCTCATCAGCTCTTCACCCGAGCGCCTTGTTCGCCTTGATGGGCGTCGAGCCGATACCAGGCCAATCGCAGGAACCAGGCCCCGAGGGAAAACATCGCTCGAAGATCGACAACTCGTCGGGGAACTGCGGGCCAATGAGAAGGAGCGCGCGGAACATATTATGTTAGTCGATCTCGAGCGAAACGATCTCGGTCGTGTCTGCCGGTTTGGGAGCCTCCAAGTCGATGAAGTCATGACCTTGGAGCAGTATTCGCATGTCAGCCATTTAGTGTCTCATATCG
The Candidatus Nitrospira nitrosa DNA segment above includes these coding regions:
- a CDS encoding F0F1 ATP synthase subunit A, encoding MEESPLHQFELQNWVPISLGGFDISINKAVVFMWIVVLVAAVLMVMAGSARKLVPGKLQSLAEMMVDFIRSMILDTMGKEGMRFFPLVATLFVFILFSNLIGLIPGSYTVTSQIIVTAVFSFVVYGLSLVIGFMLHGAKFLGILVPPGTPGWLVPLMIPIEIISQIARPVSLAVRLFANMTAGHVMLAVLFSLTIGGGVLIGWLPFAFTVAIYGLEFGIAFIQAYIFSILTCVYLGDAFHLHGHDEHAH
- a CDS encoding anthranilate synthase component I family protein, with amino-acid sequence MRQATSSKFLHGPPAPLIVTCPCPPTTPLALYAHIASTRQPSFLLESGGGRSMGRYSYLSSDPYYRLSGMGSHLVEQPAGRYGTSQLVPFQRLAQLFADQHIARPPDAPPFFGGAVGYLSYDLVRQFETLPSLASSHPTVPDLEFAFFDLVAAVDHEQNRLILMFCPPLTRFLGESREQLLREGRDRLAAFEALLTQPDTGDTHPDDLGLLTFTPEQEQSAYMQSVRRCQDYIAAGDIYQANLSHRFAVNCAALRQGQLQADLSAYRRLRTLNPSPFSGVLRLDTVRLISSSPERLVRLDGRRADTRPIAGTRPRGKTSLEDRQLVGELRANEKERAEHIMLVDLERNDLGRVCRFGSLQVDEVMTLEQYSHVSHLVSHIAGTLTEQATGFDLLRAMFPGGTITGVPKIRCMEIIEELEPVRRGPYTGSMGYLSWSGDLDFNILIRTLTMIQGTGYLQVGAGIVADSDPAREYEETIHKAQAFFSAFG
- a CDS encoding AtpZ/AtpI family protein, with the translated sequence MAPPQDPLYAGLGQAIRIATDLLAALIVGGALGWVCDTYVLDSTPWGMIIGLLMGIVAGMRNAYRSVQRWPKTERPE
- the atpE gene encoding ATP synthase F0 subunit C, with translation MDSAAAGLIGMGCAAAGFAGAGVGIGFIFGKMIEVVARQPEAEARVTKYMWIGFALVEAIALYGLVIAFIIMGFRK
- the atpF gene encoding F0F1 ATP synthase subunit B; amino-acid sequence: MPQFESHFFSSLIFWEVVSFGILLFILYKYAFPGILSVLEEREKKIKDSLDQADRHRTEAESRLKDYEAKLSAAGKEAEAILAAAKERAQRLLDENEQRLTTDAERIKGDATREIEQERRKALQDIRTQTTELALMVAEKVVQRSLTDADQRKFADEALEALSRSQQR